A window of Rhododendron vialii isolate Sample 1 chromosome 11a, ASM3025357v1 contains these coding sequences:
- the LOC131308425 gene encoding kinesin-like protein KIN-14I, producing the protein MATMEGVLPFSAASVVEDVLQQHGKRLNDVDLASRKAEEASLRRYEAARWLRKTVGVVAGKDLPAEPSEEDFRLGLRSGIILCNVINKVQPGAVPKVVEAPADTGIIPDGAALSAYQYFENVRNFLVAVEEMGLPTFEASDLEQGGKSSRIVNCVLAMRSFNDWKQGGGNGLWKFGGTSKPTTFGKQVVRKNSEPFMGSLRNLSTEKSLDSVSSEQSLSIDFGNDINQMGTSNSLNMLVRELLSDKKPEEIPFIVENMLGKVMEEFEHRLASQKDHQAKTPPRDVDVSDPDMCFPKSSCGETEMEDTAKTKNLKEECSNEEDINERSKGLNIKPQMLVEKQHRDVQELKNTLHTAKSDLQFLQMKYQVEFNNLGRHLHGLAYAASGYQRVLEENRKLYNQVQDLKGSIRVYCRVRPFLPGQPNSVSSVDRLDEGSITIYTPAKYGKDGRKSFTFNKVFGPSATQEEVFADTQPLIRSALDGYNVCIFAYGQTGSGKTHTMTGPKELTQESVGVNYRALSDLFLISEQRKETISYEISVQMIEIYNEQVRDLLVTDGLNKRLEIRNSSQNGVNVPEANLVPVSSTSDVIKLMNLGQKNRAVGATSMNDRSSRSHSCLTVHVQGRELASGTTLRGSMHLVDLAGSERVDKSEVVGDRLKEAQHINKSLSALGDVISSLSQKNSHVPYRNSKLTQLLQDSLGGQAKTLMFVHISPEPDAVGETISTLKFAERVSTVELGAARINKDNSDVKELKEQIANLKAALVRKEEEPDSAYLSTLSSPERQRMNSAGSSPSHPHWQSAGDVSANRGQPTENVGHLEFRNNTTTSKVKKRSLDPQDFLMNSPPTPPVGSLAASLKEDEKSKPSDWVDKIMLNRQSSHIDIDVTLPGRWEEDNRQPPEMIYQRHSPDPSKIYSEQPFSKLSGNGKESQDNDVHRNRCETAATDESDELEAATSDSSETDLLWQHNLPRVSSVPNGLGLKTKRPILKQVKSPETRYQSLIPPPPTRRLSNGFTSPLHKTGRQPVAAVGKRKK; encoded by the exons ATGGCGACAATGGAGGGGGTCCTGCCGTTTTCCGCGGCGTCCgtggtggaggatgttctcCAGCAGCATGGGAAGCGACTCAACGACGTCGATTTGGCGTCGCGGAAGGCCGAAGAGGCTT CTCTGAGAAGATATGAAGCAGCTCGGTGGCTAAGAAAGACAGTTGGAGTTGTCGCTGGTAAAGATTTGCCTGCTGAGCCATCAGAAGAAGATTTTAGGCTTGGTTTGCGAAGTGGAATAATTCTTTGCAATGTCATCAACAAGGTTCAACCTGGTGCCGTACCGAAAGTAG TTGAAGCCCCAGCTGATACTGGTATTATTCCCGATGGAGCAGCTCTCTCTGCTTATCAATACTTCGAAAATGTTAGAAACTTCCTTGTAGCTGTGGAGGAAATGGGGCTTCCAACCTTTGAAGCCTCTGATTTGGAACAG GGAGGGAAATCTTCAAGGATTGTCAACTGTGTACTAGCTATGAGATCTTTTAACGACTGGAAACAAGGGGGTGGAAACGGATTATGGAAATTCGGCGGAACTTCGAAACCGACTACTTTTGGGAAGCAGGTTGTACGGAAAAACTCAGAACCATTCATGGGTTCCTTAAGGAACTTGTCAACTGAGAAGTCTCTTGATAGCGTGTCTAGCGAGCAATCCCTATCCATTGATTTTGGGAATGACATAAATCAAATG GGCACCTCTAATTCCTTGAATATGCTGGTCCGTGAACTTCTTTCTGATAAGAAGCCAGAAGAAATTCCATTT ATCGTCGAGAACATGCTTGGCAAAGTTATGGAGGAGTTTGAGCATCGGTTAGCTAGCCAAAAAGATCACCAG GCTAAAACACCTCCAAGGGACGTGGACGTCTCTGATCCTGACATGTGTTTCCCTAAATCTTCTTGTGGGGAAACAGAG ATGGAAGACACAGCGAAGACAAAGAATTTGAAGGAGGAATGCTCAAATGAAGAGGATATTAACGAAAGATCAAAAGGCCTAAATATAAAGCCGCAGATGCTTGTTGAAAAACAGCATAGAGATGTACAG GAATTGAAAAATACTCTTCATACTGCAAAATCAGATTTGCAGTTTTTGCAAATGAAGTATCAAGTGGAGTTCAACAATCTTG GTAGACATTTGCATGGTCTAGCTTATGCTGCTTCAGGATACCAAAGAGTTCTCGAGGAAAACCGGAAGTTATACAATCAAGTGCAAGACCTCAAAG GAAGCATTAGGGTGTACTGTCGAGTGCGACCTTTCTTGCCTGGGCAACCAAACAGCGTGAGCTCAGTTGATCGGTTGGATGAAGGAAGCATTACTATTTACACCCCTGCAAAATATGGAAAAGATGGACGGAAGTCATTCACATTCAACAAAGTTTTTGGTCCATCGGCAACCCAAG AAGAGGTATTTGCAGACACTCAACCTCTGATTCGGTCTGCACTTGATGGTTACAACGTTTGTATATTTGCTTATGGCCAAACAGGATCAGGAAAAACTCATACTATG ACTGGACCCAAAGAGCTTACGCAAGAGAGTGTAGGAGTAAACTACAGGGCGTTGAGTGATTTATTTCTCATCTCAGAGCAGAGGAAAGAAACCATTTCCTACGAAATTTCTGTTCAGATGATTGAAATTTACAATGAGCAAGTCAGGGATCTCCTGGTGACAGATGGTCTTAACAAGAGAT TAGAAATTCGTAACAGTTCTCAAAACGGAGTAAATGTGCCAGAGGCAAACCTTGTACCTGTTTCTTCAACATCTGATGTTATCAAATTAATGAACCTCGGGCAGAAAAATCGTGCAGTGGGTGCTACATCTATGAATGATCGTAGTAGTCGTTCTCATAG TTGCCTCACGGTTCATGTTCAAGGGCGAGAGCTGGCATCTGGGACGACTCTTCGGGGTTCTATGCATCTGGTAGACCTGGCTGGAAGTGAGAGAGTCGACAAATCTGAGGTTGTAGGAGATAGATTGAAGGAGGCGCAACACATCAATAAATCTCTTTCTGCTTTAGGAGATGtgatttcttctctttctcagAAGAACTCACATGTTCCTTATAGGAATAGTAAACTGACGCAGTTGCTCCAGGATTCGCTTG GAGGGCAAGCCAAGACTCTAATGTTTGTTCACATCAGTCCGGAGCCTGATGCTGTAGGTGAAACAATTAGCACACTAAAATTCGCTGAGCGTGTTTCAACTGTTGAGCTTGGTGCTGCTCGAATTAATAAGGACAATTCAGATGTCAAGGAGCTGAAGGAACAG ATTGCTAATCTGAAGGCAGCCTTGGTGAGGAAGGAGGAAGAGCCTGATAGCGCATACCTATCCACACTTAGCAGCCCAGAAAGACAGAGAATGAACTCAGCTGGGTCTTCTCCTTCACATCCCCATTGGCAGAGTGCTGGTGATGTGTCTGCCAATAGGGGGCAACCAACGGAGAATGTTGGTCACTTAGAG TTTAGGAACAACACCACAACATCAAAGGTGAAAAAGCGAAGCTTAGATCCTCAAGACTTCTTAATGAATTCACCGCCCACACCTCCTGTTGGCAGTCTGGCAGCATCATTGAAGGAAGACGAGAAATCAAAACCGAGCGATTGGGTTGATAAGATCATGTTGAACAGGCAGTCCAGCCATATTGATAT CGATGTAACCCTGCCTGGGCGTTGGGAAGAAGACAACCGACAGCCACCTGAGATGATTTATCAGAGACACTCCCCTGATCCTTCAAAGATATACTCAGAACAACCTTTTAGCAAACTTTCTGGCAATGGAAAGGAAAGCCAAGACAATGATGTACATAGGAATAGGTGTGAGACAGCCGCCACTGACGAGTCTGATGAGCTTGAGGCTGCAACAAGTGATTCTTCTGAGACAGACTTGCTTTGGCAACACAATCTTCCCAGAGTTTCCAGTGTCCCTAATGGGTTGGGATTGAAAACTAAGAGACCGATTTTAAAGCAAGTGAAGAGCCCAGAAACAAGGTATCA GAGTTTAATTCCACCGCCGCCGACACGGAGGCTCTCCAATGGTTTCACTTCACCGTTGCACAAGACTGGAAGGCAGCCAGTTGCTGCTGTtgggaagagaaaaaaatag
- the LOC131307205 gene encoding probable protein phosphatase 2C 5 — MSQTGGSSRMRQKPSLVALGTLIGRELRGEKIEKPTIKYGQAALAKKGEDYFLIKPDCQRIPGNPSTSLSVFAIFDGHNGISAAIFAKENLLNNVLSAIPQGIGREEWLQALPRALVAGFVKTDIEFQQKGETSGTTVTFVVIDGWTVTVASVGDSRCILDTQGGVVSLLTVDHRLEENVEERERVTASGGEVGRLNIFGGDGVGPLRCWPGGLCLSRSIGDTDVGEFIVPIPHVKQVKLSNAGGRLIIASDGIWDALSSDMAAESCRGLPAELAAKLVVKEALRSRGLKDDTTCLVVDIIPFDHPVLPPPSKKKQNPLSSLIFGKKTQNSGKGPKLSAVGAVEELFEEGSAMLAERLGKDFPLTANSGLLRCAICQTDQSPSDGLSVNSGPYFSPASKPWEGPFLCATCRRKKDAMEGKRPSTRTVTA, encoded by the exons ATGAGCCAAACAGGGGGTTCTTCTAGGATGAGGCAGAAGCCATCTCTTGTTGCTCTGGGGACTCTAATCGGTCGAGAGCTGAGGGGCGAGAAGATTGAGAAGCCCACAATTAAGTATGGGCAGGCTGCTCTGGCAAAGAAAGGGGAGGATTACTTTCTGATCAAACCCGATTGCCAGAGGATTCCAGGCAATCCGTCAACGTCATTGTCAGTTTTTGCG ATATTTGATGGCCACAATGGTATATCTGCTGCCATATTTGCAAAGGAGAATCTTTTGAACAATGTTTTGAGCGCAATCCCTCAAGGAATTGGTAGGGAAGAGTGGCTTCAAGCCCTGCCTCGGGCATTAGTTGCAGGTTTTGTCAAAACTGACATAGAGTTTCAGCAGAAAG GTGAGACATCTGGGACTACAGTTACTTTTGTGGTGATTGATGGGTGGACTGTGACTGTTGCATCTGTTGGAGATTCAAGATGCATATTGGATACACAGGGTGGTGTAGTTTCACTGTTAACAGTTGATCATAGGCTGGAAGAGAATGTAGAGGAGAGGGAACGCGTCACAGCAAGTGGGGGTGAAGTGGGAAGGCTCAACATTTTTGGAGGCGACGGG GTTGGTCCGCTTCGATGCTGGCCTGGTGGATTGTGTCTCTCTAGGTCAATTGGTGATACAGATGTGGGGGAATTTATTGTCCCAATACCTCACGTCAAGCAAGTTAAG CTTTCAAATGCTGGAGGAAGACTTATAATTGCGTCTGATGGTATATGGGATGCATTATCATCAGATATGGCAGCAGAGTCTTGCCGGGGTTTACCAGCAGAACTTGCTGCAAAGCTGGTTGTTAAG gaAGCTCTAAGGTCAAGAGGCCTGAAGGATGATACGACTTGCCTTGTTGTTGATATTATCCCCTTTGACCATCCAGTCTTGCCTCCACCatcaaagaagaaacaaaatccGCTCAGTTCACTtatatttggaaagaaaactCAAAATTCTGGTAAAGGACCAAAGCTTTCTGCTGTTGGGGCTGTGGAGGAATTGTTTGAGGAGGGTTCCGCGATGCTTGCCGAAAG GCTGGGCAAGGATTTTCCCTTGACTGCAAACTCTGGGCTTCTCAGATGTGCAATTTGCCAAACGGATCAATCACCAAGTGATGGGTTATCCGTTAACTCCGGGCCCTATTTCTCACCTGCATCAAAGCCATGGGAAGGCCCCTTTCTCTGTGCAACTTGTCGACGAAAGAAAGATGCCATGGAAGGAAAGAGGCCGAGTACACGCACAGTGACTGCATAA